A region of Myxococcus stipitatus DSM 14675 DNA encodes the following proteins:
- a CDS encoding mannose-1-phosphate guanylyltransferase, producing MALYPVIMAGGSGTRFWPLSRQARPKQFLPLASRQPLITDTAARLKGLSTVKNTFIVCGPLHAKAAAKLVKGLPKGNLLVEPVARNTAPAIALAALHVAARDPEGVMVVLPSDHHVADVPGFKRTLAEAARIAEGGHIVTLGIQPNRPETGYGYIQVGASLEGGGRAVKAFKEKPDVETARGYVSSGEYLWNGGIFVFRADVILAAFAQHMPEMKKGLEALRKTVGKRTYAAVLKKVFPKLPSISIDYGVMEKASNIAVLPGDFGWSDVGSFAAIPEVRPADANGNVISGDLAVVVDCTGCVVLADKRPLSVVGLKDVVVVDSGDAVLVVPREKSQDVRKVVEALKARKLQKYL from the coding sequence ATGGCCCTCTACCCCGTCATCATGGCTGGTGGTTCCGGCACCCGTTTCTGGCCCCTGTCCCGCCAGGCGCGGCCCAAGCAGTTCCTGCCGTTGGCCTCGAGGCAGCCGCTCATCACCGACACCGCCGCGCGCCTCAAGGGCCTGTCGACGGTGAAGAACACCTTCATCGTCTGCGGCCCGCTGCACGCGAAGGCGGCGGCGAAGCTGGTGAAGGGGCTGCCCAAGGGGAACCTGCTGGTGGAGCCGGTGGCGCGCAACACCGCGCCCGCCATCGCGCTGGCGGCCCTCCACGTCGCGGCCAGGGACCCCGAAGGCGTCATGGTGGTGCTGCCCTCGGACCACCACGTCGCGGACGTGCCCGGCTTCAAGCGCACGCTGGCGGAGGCCGCGCGCATCGCGGAGGGCGGGCACATCGTCACGCTGGGCATCCAGCCGAACCGCCCCGAGACGGGCTACGGCTACATCCAGGTGGGCGCCTCGCTGGAGGGCGGCGGCCGGGCGGTGAAGGCGTTCAAGGAGAAGCCCGACGTGGAGACGGCCCGGGGCTATGTGTCCTCGGGGGAGTACCTGTGGAACGGCGGCATCTTCGTCTTCCGCGCGGACGTCATCCTGGCCGCCTTCGCGCAGCACATGCCGGAGATGAAGAAGGGCCTGGAGGCGCTGCGCAAGACGGTGGGCAAGCGCACCTACGCGGCGGTGCTGAAGAAGGTGTTCCCCAAGCTGCCCTCCATCTCCATCGACTACGGCGTGATGGAGAAGGCGTCCAACATCGCGGTGCTGCCGGGGGACTTCGGCTGGTCCGACGTGGGCTCGTTCGCGGCGATTCCCGAGGTGCGCCCCGCGGATGCGAACGGCAACGTCATCTCCGGCGACCTGGCCGTGGTGGTGGACTGTACGGGCTGCGTGGTGCTCGCGGACAAACGCCCGCTGTCGGTGGTGGGGCTCAAGGACGTGGTGGTGGTGGACTCCGGGGACGCGGTGCTGGTGGTGCCCCGTGAGAAGAGCCAGGACGTGCGCAAGGTCGTCGAGGCTCTCAAGGCGAGGAAGCTGCAGAAGTACCTGTAG
- a CDS encoding GDSL-type esterase/lipase family protein yields MPPPTGPLRPPPSRQDRSPVRSPDDEAALDGESFDPPPKSQSHVALLDFLKARTTGLTLTLTVALALGLSLAPIPESWRPLPSLQQGPLGQKLLALVVPASFRGGRPAPLPEVDAASPDTPKSPALPEEDSPEDAGPEVATGPATPPPAVPTTPGIGLEELSAPTLARAVELEALRERMSAQHVDIEPNCRKARADGTCEEDGLAPFLRALGELRSDTRRSPVRVVHLGDSLVASDYITDVVRDRLQERFGSGGKGFLFITRPASAGRWTRSGRGSDGWEIARLVDTKWPRDRVGWTGVAFTASGPQNTKYDVEGSRVAELFFLAQPASGSVQLSVDGRPLQRVQTRGFSKTKSEAAFARVSIPEGAKTLTLTTSGKVELHGVTLETGTPGVIYDTVGLLGGMAEVYLRAQPAAFRAQLRQRKPAMVVLMVGGNEAFFYSRDRTTLDEVRAQMKELVSRVRANVPDAACLVMSPIDAGVRTMGGELVPRRGSKEVSDIFREEARLGGCAFWDAYSAMGGEGAALRWLEAGLMLEDLVHPRAKGSDLLGHLFDLALQRSFAKTHAPLVPVRDDSGLQGADTALPKTFDRLRRREAGEALRVGIAQLGASHTASHYFTDAVRGVLTQRFGDAGRGFIAAGKASPRLENARVARELVGDWKVEDALESAPGGLWGLTGIRAVGTPGAKLRIEFCKDCPEAKALSGRLDLYALDVPDTAAPEIRIDGEAMPPDAPLPEPLAAPTVRIRSFPVTGASHRVEVEAPSGSGVTVLGAALEYDRPGVVMDALGLPGSTAFTLRNMDAGAVDSQLASRRPDLLVFWYGTNEAGLADLDAAGLTRDYSALITRLRKATGNAECLLMGPTDRLQQDANARWTEAPALGSVLSVLPQVARDAGCAYWSPRAAMGGERAMLRWQRARPVLGHADGVHLTPEGYERLAASFARDFLAAYEQHKKGPPTAARMDGN; encoded by the coding sequence ATGCCGCCCCCCACCGGGCCGTTGCGACCCCCACCCTCCCGCCAGGACAGGTCGCCCGTCCGCTCCCCGGACGATGAAGCGGCCTTGGACGGCGAGAGTTTTGACCCGCCCCCGAAAAGCCAGTCTCATGTCGCGCTGTTGGACTTCCTCAAGGCCAGAACCACCGGGCTGACGCTCACCCTCACCGTCGCACTGGCGCTGGGGCTTTCACTCGCCCCGATTCCGGAGTCGTGGCGGCCCCTGCCCAGCCTCCAGCAGGGTCCGCTGGGCCAGAAGCTGCTGGCCCTGGTCGTCCCCGCGTCGTTCCGAGGCGGCCGCCCCGCGCCCCTCCCGGAGGTCGACGCCGCCTCGCCGGACACGCCCAAGTCCCCCGCCCTCCCGGAGGAGGACTCCCCCGAGGACGCCGGCCCCGAGGTGGCCACGGGCCCCGCCACGCCGCCCCCCGCCGTGCCCACCACACCCGGCATCGGCCTGGAGGAGCTCAGCGCCCCCACCCTGGCGCGCGCCGTGGAGTTGGAGGCCCTGCGCGAGCGGATGAGCGCGCAGCACGTGGACATCGAGCCCAACTGCCGCAAGGCCCGCGCCGACGGCACCTGTGAGGAGGACGGCCTGGCGCCCTTCCTGCGCGCGCTGGGAGAGCTCCGCTCCGACACGCGGCGCTCGCCCGTGCGCGTGGTGCACCTGGGCGACTCGCTGGTCGCGTCGGACTACATCACCGACGTGGTGCGCGACAGGCTCCAAGAGCGCTTCGGCTCCGGAGGCAAGGGCTTCCTCTTCATCACCCGCCCCGCGAGCGCGGGACGGTGGACGCGCTCCGGACGGGGCTCGGACGGCTGGGAGATTGCCCGACTGGTGGACACCAAGTGGCCCCGGGACAGGGTGGGCTGGACGGGCGTGGCCTTCACCGCCAGCGGCCCGCAGAACACGAAGTACGACGTGGAGGGCTCGCGCGTCGCGGAGCTGTTCTTCCTGGCCCAGCCCGCCAGCGGCTCCGTGCAGCTCTCCGTGGACGGCCGGCCGCTGCAGCGCGTGCAGACGCGCGGCTTCTCGAAGACGAAGTCGGAGGCGGCCTTCGCGCGGGTCTCCATCCCCGAGGGCGCCAAGACGCTGACGCTCACCACGTCCGGCAAGGTGGAGCTGCACGGCGTCACGCTGGAGACAGGCACCCCGGGCGTCATCTACGACACGGTGGGCCTGCTGGGCGGCATGGCGGAGGTGTACCTGCGCGCCCAGCCCGCGGCCTTCCGCGCGCAGCTGCGGCAGCGCAAGCCCGCCATGGTGGTGCTGATGGTGGGCGGCAACGAGGCGTTCTTCTACTCGCGAGACCGCACGACGCTGGACGAGGTGCGCGCGCAGATGAAGGAGCTGGTGTCGCGCGTGCGCGCCAACGTGCCGGACGCGGCGTGCCTGGTGATGTCCCCCATCGACGCGGGCGTGCGCACCATGGGCGGCGAGCTGGTGCCGCGCCGAGGCTCCAAGGAGGTCTCCGACATCTTCCGCGAGGAGGCGCGCCTGGGCGGCTGCGCGTTCTGGGACGCGTACAGCGCCATGGGCGGCGAGGGCGCGGCGCTGCGGTGGCTGGAGGCAGGGCTGATGCTGGAGGACCTGGTGCATCCGCGCGCGAAGGGCTCCGACCTGCTCGGCCACCTCTTCGACCTGGCGCTCCAGCGCAGCTTCGCGAAGACACACGCGCCGCTGGTGCCCGTGCGGGACGACTCCGGGCTCCAGGGTGCGGACACCGCGCTGCCCAAGACCTTCGACCGGCTGCGACGCCGCGAGGCGGGAGAAGCCCTGCGTGTGGGCATCGCGCAGCTGGGTGCGTCGCACACGGCCTCGCACTACTTCACGGACGCGGTGCGCGGCGTGCTGACCCAGCGCTTCGGCGACGCGGGCCGAGGCTTCATCGCCGCGGGCAAGGCGTCTCCTCGGCTGGAGAACGCGCGCGTGGCCCGCGAGCTGGTGGGCGACTGGAAGGTGGAGGACGCGCTGGAGTCTGCGCCCGGTGGACTGTGGGGCCTGACGGGCATCCGCGCCGTGGGCACTCCGGGCGCGAAGCTGCGCATCGAGTTCTGCAAGGACTGCCCGGAGGCGAAGGCGCTCTCGGGGCGCCTGGACCTCTACGCGCTGGACGTGCCGGACACGGCCGCCCCCGAGATTCGCATCGACGGCGAGGCCATGCCTCCCGACGCGCCGCTCCCCGAGCCCCTGGCCGCGCCCACCGTGCGCATCCGCTCCTTCCCCGTCACGGGGGCCTCGCATCGGGTGGAGGTGGAGGCGCCCTCGGGCAGTGGTGTGACGGTGCTCGGCGCCGCGCTGGAGTACGACAGGCCCGGCGTGGTGATGGACGCGCTGGGGCTGCCGGGCTCCACGGCCTTCACGCTGCGGAACATGGACGCGGGCGCGGTGGACTCGCAGCTCGCCTCACGGCGGCCGGACCTGCTGGTCTTCTGGTACGGCACGAATGAAGCGGGCCTCGCGGACCTGGACGCGGCGGGACTGACGCGCGACTACTCGGCGCTCATCACCCGGCTGCGCAAGGCCACGGGCAACGCCGAGTGCCTGCTGATGGGCCCCACGGACCGGCTGCAACAGGACGCGAACGCCCGCTGGACGGAGGCGCCCGCGCTGGGCTCGGTGTTGAGCGTGCTGCCCCAGGTGGCGCGGGACGCGGGGTGCGCGTACTGGTCTCCTCGCGCGGCCATGGGCGGTGAGCGGGCCATGCTGCGCTGGCAGCGCGCGCGCCCGGTGCTGGGCCACGCGGACGGCGTCCACCTGACGCCGGAGGGCTACGAGCGACTGGCGGCGAGCTTCGCGCGCGACTTCCTGGCCGCCTACGAGCAGCACAAGAAGGGCCCCCCCACCGCCGCACGCATGGACGGAAACTGA
- a CDS encoding MBOAT family O-acyltransferase: MLSHSLQYVVFVIAVFALYWAVHRHFWPRMLVLLVASVYFYAAFTPFPLLIFLVGVTVDHLLVKGMGRSQSQGVRKLLVTLSIVSNLGLLAGFKYLELLRKTALELVPASWGLHIREAPFDLILPVGLSFYVFQAISYTVDVYRGKASAGHSFIEHLLYMLFFPRVVSGPIIRASELMERFRDVPTLTPEDGGRAMFRIAVGLVKKLVIADVLGSGIVDPVFAAPEKYASAECVVAAIAYTFELYYDFSGYSDIALGVAALFGFKFPENFNRPYLAKNLGEFWNRWHMSLSTWLRDYLYRPLGGNRVSKPRVLFNLMTVMVLGGLWHGADWRFAVWGGVHGLALGLTRCWEWTVGKPEKPGVPRLAVGMLVTFTIVVLTRVVFRAKNMTDAGEFYVRMMEGVPGIANVSPLVWGMLAAAVFFHAVPLKLYTVTSELFVRMPVPVRAVALILLGLGIRHLSAVETRPYVYLQF; this comes from the coding sequence GTGCTCTCGCACAGCCTCCAGTACGTCGTCTTCGTCATCGCGGTGTTCGCGCTCTACTGGGCGGTGCACCGGCACTTCTGGCCGCGCATGCTGGTGCTGCTGGTGGCCAGCGTGTACTTCTACGCGGCCTTCACGCCCTTCCCGCTGCTCATCTTCCTGGTGGGCGTCACGGTGGACCACCTGCTCGTCAAGGGGATGGGCCGCTCGCAATCCCAGGGCGTGCGCAAGCTGCTCGTCACGCTGTCCATCGTGTCGAACCTGGGGCTGCTCGCGGGGTTCAAGTACCTGGAGCTGTTGCGCAAGACGGCGCTGGAGCTGGTGCCCGCCTCGTGGGGCCTGCACATCCGCGAGGCCCCGTTTGATTTGATTCTGCCGGTGGGCCTGTCGTTCTACGTCTTCCAGGCCATCAGCTACACGGTGGACGTGTACCGGGGGAAGGCGAGCGCCGGGCACTCGTTCATCGAGCACCTGCTCTACATGCTGTTCTTCCCGCGCGTGGTGAGCGGGCCCATCATCCGCGCGTCGGAATTGATGGAGCGCTTCCGCGACGTGCCCACGCTGACGCCGGAAGACGGCGGACGCGCGATGTTCCGCATCGCGGTGGGCCTGGTGAAGAAGCTGGTCATCGCGGACGTGCTGGGCAGCGGCATCGTCGACCCGGTGTTCGCCGCACCCGAGAAGTACGCGTCCGCCGAGTGTGTCGTCGCCGCCATCGCCTACACTTTCGAGCTCTACTACGACTTCTCGGGGTACTCGGACATCGCGCTGGGTGTGGCGGCGCTGTTCGGCTTCAAGTTCCCGGAGAACTTCAACCGGCCGTACCTGGCGAAGAACCTGGGTGAGTTCTGGAACCGGTGGCACATGAGCCTGTCCACCTGGCTGCGGGACTACCTGTACCGCCCGCTGGGCGGCAACCGGGTGTCGAAGCCGCGGGTCCTCTTCAACCTGATGACGGTGATGGTGCTGGGCGGCCTGTGGCACGGCGCGGACTGGCGCTTCGCGGTGTGGGGCGGCGTGCACGGCCTGGCGCTGGGGCTGACGCGGTGCTGGGAGTGGACGGTGGGCAAGCCGGAGAAGCCCGGTGTCCCGCGCCTCGCGGTGGGGATGCTGGTGACTTTCACCATCGTCGTGCTGACGCGCGTGGTGTTCCGCGCGAAGAACATGACGGACGCGGGTGAGTTCTACGTGCGGATGATGGAGGGAGTGCCCGGCATCGCCAACGTGAGCCCGCTGGTGTGGGGCATGCTCGCGGCGGCGGTGTTCTTCCACGCGGTGCCGCTGAAGCTCTACACGGTGACGTCGGAGCTGTTCGTCCGGATGCCCGTGCCCGTGCGCGCCGTCGCGCTCATCCTCTTGGGCCTGGGCATCCGCCACCTCTCCGCGGTGGAGACGCGGCCCTACGTCTACCTCCAGTTCTAG
- a CDS encoding CoA pyrophosphatase has protein sequence MSVEALFQGVESRLASRPARDVNLPGLVLREAAVLVPLFERDGVPHMVFTRRPATLRTHANQYSYPGGGRDAEDLTPLHTALRETEEELGIDRRGVRVLGMLDEVPTISQYRVRPFVGVIPGDGQYTPSVEEVAFILEVPLERLMDPAILRVERKEVLGAERDLYFYTYEGHVIWGATARILRDFLAQVEQVPGLRALLTPPR, from the coding sequence GTGAGCGTGGAGGCGCTGTTCCAGGGGGTGGAGTCTCGGCTCGCGTCGCGTCCGGCTCGCGACGTGAATCTGCCGGGGCTCGTGTTGCGCGAGGCCGCGGTGCTGGTGCCGCTGTTCGAGCGCGATGGTGTGCCGCACATGGTGTTCACCCGCCGCCCGGCCACGCTGCGCACCCACGCCAACCAGTACAGCTACCCCGGGGGCGGACGCGACGCGGAGGACCTCACGCCGCTGCACACCGCGCTGCGCGAGACGGAGGAGGAGCTGGGCATCGACCGGCGAGGCGTGCGGGTGCTCGGCATGCTGGACGAGGTGCCCACCATCTCCCAGTACCGCGTGCGTCCCTTCGTGGGCGTGATTCCTGGAGATGGCCAGTACACGCCCAGCGTCGAGGAGGTGGCCTTCATCCTCGAGGTGCCCCTGGAGCGGCTGATGGACCCGGCCATCCTCCGCGTCGAGCGCAAGGAAGTCCTCGGCGCCGAGCGGGACTTGTACTTCTACACCTACGAGGGCCACGTCATCTGGGGCGCCACCGCGCGCATCCTCCGTGACTTCCTGGCGCAGGTGGAGCAGGTGCCCGGGTTGCGGGCGCTGCTCACGCCTCCGCGCTAG
- a CDS encoding undecaprenyl-diphosphate phosphatase, with translation MSLLEAIVLGLVQGLTEFLPISSTAHLRIAPELFGWKDPGAAYSAVIQLGTVAAVLIYFRKDIVSLVAAFFRGLAKKDPFGTVESRLAWFVLVGTLPIGLCGLAFKKSIETQFRSLYVISASLIILAIILFVVEKRASHRRTLADMTWRDGILIGLWQALALIPGSSRSGTTLTGGLSLGLKREDAARYSFLLSIPATTLAGLFELKHLLEATERPSALSLWVGTLVAFASGMAAIAWLLNYLRSRTTLVFVVYRIVLGVLLLVLLQAGVLKPLSGAEHAEAPRDAGARQVEKQVAD, from the coding sequence ATGAGCCTCCTTGAAGCCATTGTCCTGGGACTGGTCCAGGGTCTCACCGAGTTCCTCCCCATCAGCTCCACCGCGCACCTGCGCATCGCGCCGGAGCTGTTCGGATGGAAGGACCCGGGGGCCGCGTACTCGGCGGTCATCCAATTGGGCACCGTGGCCGCCGTGCTCATCTACTTCCGCAAGGACATCGTCTCCCTCGTGGCCGCCTTCTTCCGAGGGCTCGCGAAGAAGGACCCCTTCGGCACCGTGGAGTCGCGGCTGGCGTGGTTCGTGCTGGTGGGCACGCTGCCCATCGGCCTGTGCGGCCTCGCCTTCAAGAAGTCCATCGAGACGCAGTTCCGCTCGCTCTACGTCATCTCCGCCAGCCTCATCATCCTGGCCATCATCCTCTTCGTCGTGGAGAAGCGCGCCTCGCATCGGCGCACGCTCGCGGACATGACGTGGCGGGATGGCATCCTCATCGGCCTGTGGCAGGCGCTGGCGCTCATCCCGGGCTCGTCGCGCTCCGGCACCACGCTCACCGGCGGACTGTCGCTGGGCCTCAAGCGCGAGGACGCGGCCCGCTACTCGTTCCTCCTGTCCATCCCCGCCACCACGCTCGCGGGCCTCTTCGAGCTCAAGCACCTGCTGGAGGCCACCGAGCGCCCCAGCGCCCTGTCGCTCTGGGTGGGCACGCTGGTGGCCTTCGCGTCGGGCATGGCGGCCATCGCGTGGCTGTTGAACTACCTGCGCTCCCGCACGACGCTGGTGTTCGTCGTCTATCGCATCGTGCTGGGCGTGCTGCTCCTCGTGCTGCTCCAGGCGGGAGTGCTCAAGCCCCTGTCGGGCGCGGAGCACGCGGAGGCGCCCCGTGACGCGGGCGCGCGGCAGGTGGAGAAGCAGGTCGCGGACTAG
- a CDS encoding YchJ family protein — MPPAPPCPCCSGLRYRECCAPFHRGDAEAPDAERLMRSRYSAFAMREAAYLWRTLHSSHPDRSRPEAEVVRELRTFAQGHQFPKLVVMDRRAPDAQGTAQVLFFAKVFEKGKERSFVERSDFLHDGVGWRYHSGDTLALRELTVPPESLTIDTYPK; from the coding sequence ATGCCCCCTGCCCCTCCGTGCCCCTGCTGCTCTGGCCTGCGCTATCGAGAGTGCTGCGCACCCTTCCACCGAGGTGACGCGGAAGCGCCCGACGCCGAGCGTCTGATGCGCAGCCGCTACAGCGCCTTCGCGATGCGCGAGGCCGCCTACCTGTGGAGGACACTCCACTCGAGCCACCCGGACCGGTCCCGCCCGGAGGCCGAGGTGGTGCGGGAGCTGCGCACGTTCGCCCAGGGACACCAGTTCCCCAAGCTGGTGGTGATGGACCGGCGCGCGCCGGACGCCCAGGGCACCGCGCAGGTGCTCTTCTTCGCGAAGGTGTTCGAGAAGGGCAAGGAGCGCTCCTTCGTCGAGCGCTCCGACTTCCTGCACGACGGCGTCGGCTGGCGATACCACTCCGGCGACACGCTCGCGCTGCGCGAGCTGACGGTGCCTCCGGAGTCGCTGACCATCGACACGTATCCGAAGTGA
- a CDS encoding hydrolase, producing MPRILRGTLLAILVLATPSALAASPKPAHPGCFLLMNLETGEVRRNDVKKCAKRMPPASSFKVPHALIALETGVVTSVDQVHTWDGTQHRLAMWNQDQTLDTAMRRSAVWVFQGTARKIGRERMEDWLKRFRYGTQDASGDITLFWLGGPLRISPDEQLDFMARLYRGQLPVRPEVLEAVKGTLVHGPDTVASVRDGINQGGPWKDGAVLSAKTGWYPSKDGDVTWLVGHVASANGGRHVFVSAVKSPAGKSPSANPALAAAIDSLEASGLL from the coding sequence ATGCCTCGCATCCTCCGCGGCACCTTGCTCGCCATCCTCGTGCTCGCGACACCGAGCGCACTCGCGGCCTCGCCCAAGCCCGCGCATCCCGGCTGCTTCCTGCTGATGAACCTGGAGACCGGTGAGGTCCGCCGCAATGACGTGAAGAAGTGCGCGAAGCGGATGCCGCCCGCCTCCTCCTTCAAGGTGCCTCACGCGCTCATCGCGCTGGAGACGGGCGTCGTCACGAGCGTCGACCAGGTGCACACCTGGGATGGGACGCAGCACCGCCTCGCGATGTGGAACCAGGACCAGACGTTGGACACCGCCATGCGCCGCTCCGCGGTGTGGGTCTTCCAGGGGACGGCGCGGAAGATTGGCCGCGAGCGCATGGAGGACTGGCTGAAGCGCTTCCGCTACGGCACGCAGGACGCCTCGGGCGACATCACGCTCTTCTGGCTGGGTGGCCCGCTGCGCATCTCCCCGGACGAGCAGCTCGACTTCATGGCGCGCCTGTACCGGGGCCAGCTCCCCGTCCGCCCCGAGGTCCTCGAGGCCGTGAAGGGCACGCTCGTCCACGGCCCCGACACCGTGGCCAGCGTCCGCGACGGCATCAACCAGGGAGGCCCGTGGAAGGACGGCGCGGTGCTGAGCGCCAAGACGGGCTGGTACCCGAGCAAGGACGGAGACGTCACCTGGCTGGTGGGCCACGTGGCTTCAGCCAATGGAGGACGCCACGTCTTCGTCAGCGCCGTGAAGTCGCCCGCGGGCAAGTCTCCGTCCGCGAACCCCGCGCTCGCCGCCGCCATCGACTCGCTCGAGGCGAGCGGACTGCTCTGA